The window ttcttctacttcttcttcggtcaggggataggttcctggtcggcagcctgggctagcaaggtggatgtcgtttgagtttctgtttgtgtttaatCCATAGACGGAcgttgctcttgtgtatgatgttgttgtattcatgcagCATtgaatgccttttgtatgtatccccagctattgtgtaatggtacaatgtaatgatatccaccttgcaaaaccgtttcaatatgcggctctatccttggtgggaccttcgagttcctctcggataggatcgcatattgagcGTGACATCATACTCATCTCATATATGAGATGAATATGAGGAGTGTCAGACAATCCGGGCATTTAATAAGGCTTTGGGGGTCCAGTTGGGTCAACTTTTTTGCTTCTCTCTCCTGTCCAAACAGTGGTCCTGCATCCGCCCGATCAATTTGAGGAGTCCGCCTGTAGATGCTCTGAGGAGTCAGATGTGTGCCACCGCCGAATCAACACCAAGTTAATGCGGAGGGTATTGCGGTGTCGTGCTTCAATGCTGAGAAGAAAGCAAAGGAGGATGCATGTGCCTGAATCCTCGTGAAGAAGCAAACCAGGGCCGCCCCTGACCTCATGGAGGAGAAAGTCTAGGCCATCTATGCCTTAGCTGGCATGCCCGCAAAATCAGACGAGAACATGTCCCATGCCTCCTTTGACACATCCAACTCCTGCGGCAAACAGATTTGCCTCGATCCCTATGTACTCTCTGAACGCTATTTCCGCCAATAACGATGACAAGTTCAAGGGCAAGGGCGGCCGTCAATTAAATTTGCCTATCTACTCCTAGCTTAGTTTATGCTATTGAACTATCTTGTCTTAGTTTAGTGTTGTCTTAGGCTTGCCATAGAGGGGTAACATAATCggtaacatgcacttgggactagcaaatatgcttatgtggcatagaattaaagaagagagagagagagggttagagtaacacagatactgatacgtctccatcatacctataattttttattgttccatgtcaatattctacaacttttacatacttttggcaaatttttatactatttttgggactaacacattgattcagtgcccagtgcgagttcatGTTTGTTGCGTGTTTTTTCTTTCAcaaaaaaatccatatcaaacggagtccaaacgggataaaaacttacgtagatttattttggaatatatgtgaattttgggaagtggaatcaacgcgagacgatgcccgaggaatCCACGAGGCACGGGGCAtgccccaaggggtagggcgcaccctgggccctcgtggccactccgtaaggcggttggtgcccttctttcaccgtaagaaagctaatatccggatagaaatcgtgtccaaatttcagcccaatcagagttatggatctccagaaatttaagaaacggtgaaagggcagcatctgggagcgcagaaacagaaagaaacacacacacacacacacacacacacacacacacacacagagagagagagagagagagagagagagagagatccaatcttggaggggctcccgcaccagaggggaaacccttctcccatctaggagggaggtcaaggaagaagaaggagggggtctctctcctcctctctcccggtggcaccggaacgtcgccggggccatcatcgtgacagagatctacaccaacaacttgccCGCCGTCATCACcagctctctccccctctatgcagcgatgcaacacctcttctccccgctgtaatctctacttgaacatggtgctcaatgctatatattatttcccaatgatgtatggctatcctatgatgtttgagtagatccgttttgtcctatgggttgattgatgatcgtgattggtttgagttgcatgttttattattggtgctgtcatatggtgctctccgtgtcgcgcaagcgtgaggcatccccgctgtagggtttgcaatatattcatgatttgcttattatgggtggcgtgagtgacagaagcacagatccgagtaagtaggttgtttgcgtattggaataaagaggacttaatactttaatgctatggttgggttttactttaatgatctttagtagttgcggatgcttgctagagttccaatcataagtgcatatgatccaagaagagaaagtatgttagcttatacctctccctcatataaaattgcaatagtgattactggtctagttatcgattgcctagggacaaataactttctcgtgacaaaaatctctttactaaaactaacttaattatgtctttatctaaacagcccctagttttaatttacgtgctctttattatcttgcaaacatatccaacaacacctacaaagtacttctagttcatacttgttctaggtaaagcgaacgttaagcgtgcgtagagttttatcggtggtcgatagaacttgagggaatatttgttctacctttagctcctcgttgggtttgacactcttacttatcgaaagaggctacaactgatcccctatacttgtgggttatcaggtactccctccgtctgggtttattaggcctcacaacatcacaagcatgtccctttttataaggcCTCACTTTGAAAAGTTGCATGCATGCAACAACttcattggttgcattgaaagccATTGTTGTTGATGCCATGGCCAGGGAATTAATACACTGCATGCatgctttttcattggctgcatgcatgtgagagagtgcattgagagtgaaatgaaagaattaatatgagcaaattactatgtgtcttggtccaagagaagttgtctttaggcctaataaatccggacggagggagtagataccaTATCATGTTAAATGCTATGTTACTTtgtatcatgcatggcaataaatatgatcatatatgatactactttatgatactatgcactatggaggtagtatcatacactagtatcatatgcatgatactagtatatgatagtcCCCACTATGACTGGCCTTATGCTATCGAACTATCTAGTCTTAGTTTAATATTAATGTTGTCCTCTATTGACCTATGTATGTATGTGTTGATCGATGTTGCATGGCTTGTATGgattttagagcaactccaacgcattgacccaaacggacgcgcgttttGTCCGCTTTTTCTCAATTTGGGTTGGCTGCCTGCTCGTTGTCCGTCCCCTTTTACGTTTGGATTGGTCGTGCGCCCAACGCGCAGATGCATTTTCGTCCTCGCGGccggcatgccgtgttttttgcaAACATATGGAAATTTGACCCTAGTTTACATATTTCAAACCAAATACAAATATCGACTGTCTGGCGGTGGCGACGCCGGTTCGTCCTTCACGCGGCACCCAATTTGGACGTCCTAGTTGCATGTCGGGGACGTCAGCTCCTCCTTGATGCGGCATCCGATCTGAACGTTACCGTGGTTGCGTAGAGGGACACCGTCTCCTCCTTCACGCGGCGGAGTGGAGACGCGATAGAGCGGCAGAGTGGAGACGCAATAGCGTGGCGGGGATGATGGTTCCTCCTTGTTGGAACGCGGCGGCGAGGGCGGTGTTGGGTCACACTCCTGGAGCGACCACTCAGTAATGCTTCCGTCAAAGTGAGGAGACGCGATTGATACTGTAGCAGCGTCTGGCCCCCTCGTTGCCGGAGGAGATGGCGATCTCCTCTTTGCCAGAGGAGTCGGTCGTCGTGGAGACCGAGGGCCCACGAAAGCGCAAGCAGTGACACCATGAGCTTGATGAAGGTCGACTATTCTGCTGGCACAGAGAACCAAGATTTCGACATCGCTAGAGTTGGTGAGGCTTGGGGCGGAGGAGGGGCTCGGAGAGGAGGAGGTGTGGATTTGCATTGGCGGAGCACGGTTTATTTAGCCGCGGCGAGGCCATGCGAACGGACGGCCAACCCGCTTCAATACGTCGCAGCGCCCGAGTTGGTTTCTTGGGGCGCGGCATCCACATTGAAGCAGCGACACCCGAGAGGTCGCGTCGTCAGCGCTGCCCTCCCATCCGGTCATGTCGCACATCGTCAATGTCGGCCGGTACGTGCTTTGGGCCGACATGAGTGCAGCAAGGAAAACGACGCGTGCGTTGGATGGAAATGGTGGGAGAGGACGGAGGTTTTGTTAGGTGGGCTACGATATTCGTAAGCAGGCGTGGCAGTGGTCCAGATGTTCGCATAGCCCTCCCCACGATTTGCGGGTCCGTACCGCCGAACGGATCGATAAAGACCATGCTAGATGGCAAAACATGTCTGGACCGCGTGATCCGAACAATTACGGGCGGTTTGAGAGTCGGCGTTGAAAATGCCCTTAATCTTTTCTTCCATCTCAGGTAATACAAAGGATTACAAATTCAGCCGGCCGCTTCTTCCATGAGAAGAGGGCAAACTTAATCAAGTTCAAATTTGATGATGTCAGTTTGATCAATTTCAATGACATCAAAGCAAATCTGAAGATAACAAGAGAGGGGCAGAGACTTACGTACGAGATTGACGAGCAGAGTGGCAAAGTGAAAGCTTGATCAACTTCAAAACAAATCAGATGATAGCAGTTCAATCAATTCCATTGCTCCGTCGACCTCCCTCCGTCGACCTCGCGTCCACTTCAGCGGTCAATTCCACTGCGCGTGGACTGCGCGTTTCTGTCGTCATCGCGCCGTATACGTCCGAGGATCTCGTCTAAAAAATGACTCCACACCTCCTTAATTCTGTCCACCGAACCTCGTTCCCCTCCCAGCTCCATCGCCACAGACTGGAACCCATTCCACTCGCACTCAAGCGCACACCACACCCCATGGCTCTCAACGGCGGCGGCGCCGCCACTGCAGCGTGCATCCTCGTCCTCCTAGCACTCGCCGGCGCCGCTGGGGCAACCTTCTCGGCGCCGCCGCCGGTGGACTGCTCGGCATTGTTGGCTGGCCTCGCAGACTGCCTCGACTTTGTGTCGCCCAGCAGCAAGTCGAGTCAGCCTTCCAAGGCCTGCTGCGGGGAGGTGAAGACCTCCGTCGGCAGCCCCGCCGTCGTGGACTGCGTCTGCGCCGCCATGTTCTCGAAGCTGACGCAGTTACCGATCAACAGGACACGGGTGTACGCTCTCCCCGACGCCTGCGGCACACCCGCCTCCGTATTGaacaggtgccatggtgagcaccgTGCCTTTTCTCACTTCCTCCATAATCTTCTTGTCCTGAGTTTGGCTAGAATCTGCTTCCCTTTTTTACATCAAGAAACTAGAACTAAATCGTGTTGTTTTACTAGGAAGTTTATCATTAGTTCGATTCCTGTGTGGGATTTACGATAAAAGATCTCGATTCGTGTTAGAGCATCTACGACTGCAATGCACAAATCTGACCACCTCTATGTCCGCGGACGGATCCGTAAATAGGAGCCAACCGACCCCCTATATGTCCTCCCTGCAATCACATTCTTCACTTGCATACTCAAATCCATGCAACCGCATTCACGACCATTTGACAATACGAATACACGTACCAATGATTATATCACACAATTAAAATTCGGGACGATGGCTGGGTCCGGGGCGACAAGGACACCAGTGGGT is drawn from Triticum dicoccoides isolate Atlit2015 ecotype Zavitan chromosome 6B, WEW_v2.0, whole genome shotgun sequence and contains these coding sequences:
- the LOC119325771 gene encoding non-specific lipid transfer protein-like 1, whose amino-acid sequence is MALNGGGAATAACILVLLALAGAAGATFSAPPPVDCSALLAGLADCLDFVSPSSKSSQPSKACCGEVKTSVGSPAVVDCVCAAMFSKLTQLPINRTRVYALPDACGTPASVLNRCHGEHRAFSHFLHNLLVLSLARICFPFLHQETRTKSCCFTRKFIISSIPVWDLR